Proteins encoded by one window of Candidatus Poribacteria bacterium:
- a CDS encoding phytanoyl-CoA dioxygenase family protein codes for MTGEEKFQVDLEGYLVIKNVLTDDEVAEMNDIIDSGDRQGAPSLWGEPFKRLIDHPKILPYLIELLGPHVRLDHDYSLFMEKGQGRGGLHGGEDGGRAGGNVGDHWYKYRDGIMRNGLSVMTYNLAAAPAGAGGFACIPGSHKSNFAPEIPQEVRRFERPAHYVVQPSAEAGDVIFFTEALIHGTMPWTADHERRALLYKYSPGHSAWASNYYDLSKYGELSEQQKRLLMPPSIGRRPRVIEED; via the coding sequence ATGACTGGTGAAGAAAAATTTCAGGTAGACCTTGAAGGCTACCTCGTCATAAAGAACGTTCTGACCGACGATGAAGTCGCTGAGATGAATGACATTATCGACAGTGGCGACCGCCAAGGCGCACCCAGTCTCTGGGGTGAACCGTTTAAGCGGCTCATCGATCACCCGAAAATTCTGCCCTATCTCATTGAACTCCTCGGACCGCATGTCCGACTCGACCACGACTACTCCCTCTTCATGGAAAAAGGGCAAGGACGTGGTGGACTGCACGGCGGTGAGGATGGTGGACGTGCGGGTGGAAACGTCGGCGATCACTGGTACAAATACCGCGATGGGATCATGCGAAATGGTCTGTCCGTGATGACTTATAATCTGGCAGCTGCGCCCGCAGGGGCAGGTGGGTTCGCTTGTATTCCCGGCAGCCATAAAAGCAACTTTGCACCGGAGATCCCGCAAGAAGTTCGCCGATTCGAGCGTCCGGCACACTACGTCGTCCAGCCATCTGCCGAAGCGGGAGATGTAATCTTTTTCACGGAAGCACTCATCCACGGGACGATGCCGTGGACAGCAGATCACGAGCGGCGGGCACTGCTCTATAAATACAGTCCGGGACATTCGGCGTGGGCGAGCAACTATTACGATCTCAGCAAATACGGCGAATTGAGTGAGCAGCAGAAACGGTTGCTAATGCCACCCTCAATCGGTAGACGTCCCCGCGTGATAGAAGAAGATTGA
- a CDS encoding phytanoyl-CoA dioxygenase family protein, with protein sequence MTGEEKFAVDLEGYLVIKNVLTEDEVAEMNAFIDRESSDSLREHGDRVSSLWGEPFKGLIDHPKILPYLLDLLGPHVRLDHDYAIFMDEGQEGGRLHGGEDGGGPGGPEADHWYKYRDGVMRNGLSVMSYNLADAPEGAGGFACIPGSHKSNFLQELPSDVRHFERPAHYVVQPAVEAGDVLFFTEALVHGTMPWRAKHQRRSLLYKYSPGHSAWSGEYHDLSKYGELTEQQKRMLLAPSIGNRPYVIDEN encoded by the coding sequence ATGACTGGTGAAGAAAAATTTGCGGTAGACCTTGAAGGCTACCTCGTCATAAAGAACGTCTTGACTGAAGATGAAGTCGCTGAGATGAATGCGTTTATCGATAGAGAATCCAGCGATAGTTTGAGAGAACACGGCGATAGAGTGTCGAGTCTGTGGGGTGAACCTTTTAAGGGTCTGATTGACCATCCGAAAATTCTCCCGTATCTCCTCGACTTATTAGGTCCGCATGTCCGTTTAGACCACGATTATGCTATCTTTATGGATGAAGGGCAAGAAGGGGGTAGATTGCACGGTGGTGAAGATGGTGGTGGTCCTGGCGGTCCTGAGGCGGATCACTGGTACAAATACCGCGATGGTGTTATGCGGAACGGATTGTCTGTGATGAGCTACAATCTGGCGGATGCGCCGGAAGGTGCGGGTGGATTCGCCTGTATTCCCGGCAGCCATAAGAGCAATTTCTTGCAGGAATTGCCGTCAGATGTGCGGCATTTTGAGCGTCCTGCGCACTACGTTGTGCAACCGGCTGTTGAAGCGGGAGATGTGTTGTTTTTCACAGAAGCCCTTGTTCATGGGACGATGCCGTGGCGGGCAAAACATCAACGCCGGTCATTGCTCTATAAATACAGTCCCGGACACTCCGCATGGTCAGGAGAATATCACGATCTCAGCAAATACGGCGAACTCACCGAACAACAGAAACGGATGCTGTTGGCACCTTCGATCGGCAACCGTCCTTACGTCATAGACGAGAATTGA
- a CDS encoding ankyrin repeat domain-containing protein yields MPKVQLTGNQSDFLKIVVAAAGRGNLETVRQLVDEHPAWIHTVGSHGRTMLWEAAYRGKLEMVQFLLERGADINLPGCYHIEHRLEITPYCAARLKRRDGVADYLLQHGATIDIHTAAYLGDYEAVRSHLDKDTHLVNSGYLQAVMLPAGKPHSFEHREAAWATPLCYAVMGRNLAIVELLIARGATITPHSEHLLDYAVSEDRVEIAKLLLENGADPSKAPRILDDGSEMSVLLK; encoded by the coding sequence ATGCCAAAGGTTCAACTCACTGGAAATCAGAGCGACTTTTTGAAAATTGTTGTCGCCGCGGCAGGACGCGGTAATCTCGAAACCGTCCGACAATTGGTCGATGAGCATCCGGCATGGATTCACACCGTCGGTTCGCACGGTCGGACAATGCTGTGGGAAGCGGCATATCGGGGCAAGTTGGAGATGGTTCAATTCCTCCTTGAACGCGGTGCCGATATAAACCTGCCGGGTTGCTACCATATCGAGCATCGCCTTGAGATAACACCGTATTGCGCTGCACGGCTTAAGAGACGCGACGGCGTGGCAGATTATCTGCTCCAGCACGGCGCGACAATCGACATCCATACCGCTGCCTACCTCGGTGATTACGAGGCTGTCCGCTCGCATCTCGATAAGGACACCCATCTCGTCAACAGTGGATACCTTCAGGCAGTGATGCTACCCGCAGGGAAACCGCATAGCTTTGAACATCGCGAAGCGGCGTGGGCAACTCCGCTCTGCTATGCCGTCATGGGCAGAAACCTTGCCATCGTCGAATTACTTATTGCGCGCGGGGCGACAATTACGCCACACAGCGAACACTTGCTGGATTACGCCGTCTCGGAGGATCGGGTGGAGATTGCAAAGTTACTCCTCGAAAATGGGGCGGATCCGAGCAAAGCACCTCGTATCTTGGACGACGGCTCCGAAATGAGTGTGCTACTCAAG
- a CDS encoding ankyrin repeat domain-containing protein, which yields INIQNYKGKTGLHCAAKAGFLKVINLLIEKGATVDATDNDSETPLFEAIRSTIKNGEKQRAALEALLIKGADPNVRNRKRQTPLQVAQRMRRADAGRIVELLQSYYAV from the coding sequence ATATTAATATTCAGAATTATAAAGGGAAAACGGGGTTACATTGTGCAGCAAAGGCGGGTTTTCTCAAAGTTATCAATCTGCTCATTGAGAAAGGTGCGACCGTTGATGCTACCGATAACGATAGCGAAACGCCACTGTTTGAGGCGATCCGATCAACGATAAAGAACGGTGAAAAACAGCGAGCGGCGTTGGAAGCACTGCTCATCAAAGGTGCTGATCCGAACGTTAGGAATCGGAAAAGGCAGACCCCACTACAAGTCGCGCAGCGGATGCGAAGAGCAGATGCGGGAAGAATTGTCGAGTTGCTACAATCATATTATGCAGTTTAA
- a CDS encoding AAC(3) family N-acetyltransferase produces MRSSGRSLLPGLEERVAAWNVDKTPSTVGWLTEFFRQMPGTHRSNHYSHAVAARGKDAKTFVSDHLRREGYQSPWDHSPWGKTYGTHSPMFRAYTMNAK; encoded by the coding sequence ATTAGAAGCAGCGGTCGCAGCCTTTTACCGGGTCTGGAAGAACGCGTCGCCGCGTGGAATGTCGACAAAACGCCGTCTACGGTAGGTTGGCTGACGGAGTTTTTTCGGCAGATGCCCGGCACCCATCGCTCTAACCATTATTCGCACGCCGTTGCCGCCCGCGGGAAAGATGCGAAGACGTTCGTATCCGATCATCTCCGACGCGAAGGCTACCAATCGCCGTGGGATCATTCCCCGTGGGGAAAGACTTACGGCACGCACTCACCGATGTTCCGTGCCTACACGATGAACGCTAAAC